Proteins co-encoded in one Quercus robur chromosome 8, dhQueRobu3.1, whole genome shotgun sequence genomic window:
- the LOC126697525 gene encoding scarecrow-like protein 14 isoform X1 — MVMDHQTLSEFYGSTSVLEFSDEIYTDTESNFVEQNCASFAFWPPDATPSDLTPTLSVKPEVDLHEDYDFSDVVLKYINQMLMEEDMEEKDYMLQGSEVLEAAEKSLYELLGEKYPPSPDNVQPYYVAQNHESSDEYYTLNHSDSSCSTSNNNFVIHGWDCDLVQYESSIIAPLSTSEPSYSLLEGTSTIPETLYDSEFILQFKRGFEEASKFLPNGDGLVIDWESNAFLVKEQKEESKNTFCKAEKKDRNLYSLDGLREKNNPHSEDVNLEEGRSSKQSATSTESTVSPEMFDMVLLHSEEDDSVLCEAVLNEKSKNVQPNDRSKRSINVRANRRKTGGKRGVVDLRTLLTLCAEAIAADDQRTATERLKQIRQHASPVGDGMQRMAHYFANGLQARIAGSGTQIYKVIMTRRTSAADVLKAYHLFYTAFPFFKVFDFFSSKTIMNLVENETRLHIVDFGILYGFQWPSLIQQLSARPGGPLKLRITGIDFAEPGFRPAQRVEETGRRLANYAETFNVPFEFNGIAQKWDTIQIEDLKLDNNEVLVVNSMYSLKYLLDETVVVESPRNVVLKLIRKMNPHVFIQGVVNAAHGVPFFTSRFRQALFHFSTLFEMLDTYLSRENLERMLLESESYGPQAMNVIACEGSERVERPETYKQWQLRNVRAGFRQLPLNQEMMNTAKDRVKSRYHKDFVIDEDSQCLLQGWKGRNIFVLSFWRPDC; from the coding sequence ATGGTCATGGATCATCAAACCTTGAGCGAATTCTACGGTTCCACTTCTGTATTGGAATTCAGTGATGAGATTTATACTGATACTGAGAGTAATTTTGTTGAGCAAAACTGTGCAAGTTTTGCATTTTGGCCACCTGATGCAACCCCCAGTGACTTAACCCCTACTTTGAGTGTGAAGCCAGAAGTAGATTTACATGAGGACTATGATTTTAGTGATGTAGTTCTCAAGTACATCAACCAGATGCTTATGGAAGAAGATATGGAAGAGAAGGACTACATGCTTCAGGGGTCTGAAGTACTTGAGGCTGCTGAAAAATCATTATATGAGCTTCTTGGAGAGAAGTATCCACCTTCTCCTGATAATGTTCAGCCTTATTATGTGGCTCAAAACCATGAAAGCTCTGATGAATATTATACTTTAAATCACAGTGACTCTAGTTGTAGTACTAGCAATAACAACTTTGTGATTCATGGCTGGGATTGTGATTTGGTTCAGTATGAATCCTCAATTATTGCTCCTCTGTCCACGTCTGAGCCATCTTATAGCTTGTTGGAAGGCACTAGTACTATTCCTGAAACACTTTATGACAGTGAGTTTATTTTGCAATTTAAGAGAGGGTTTGAGGAAGCGAGTAAGTTTCTTCCAAATGGCGATGGTCTAGTTATTGATTGGGAGAGTAATGCATTTCTTGTCAAAGAGCAGAAGGAGGAAAGTAAGAATACCTTTTGTAAGGCTGAGAAGAAAGATAGGAATCTGTACTCCCTGGATGGcttgagggaaaaaaataacCCTCATTCTGAGGATGTGAATTTAGAAGAAGGAAGGAGTAGCAAGCAGTCAGCAACTTCTACTGAATCTACTGTGAGTCCGGAAATGTTTGATATGGTTTTGCTACACTCTGAAGAAGATGATTCTGTTCTTTGTGAAGCTGTGCTGAATGAGAAAAGCAAGAACGTACAGCCAAATGATCGGTCCAAAAGGTCAATTAATGTAAGGGCCAATCGGAGGAAGACTGGAGGTAAAAGGGGTGTGGTGGATTTGAGAACTCTTTTGACACTTTGTGCAGAAGCTATTGCAGCAGATGATCAGAGGACAGCCACTGAGCGACTGAAGCAGATCAGACAGCATGCTTCTCCTGTAGGGGATGGGATGCAGAGAATGGCTCACTATTTTGCCAATGGTCTTCAGGCACGCATTGCTGGCTCTGGTACTCAGATTTACAAAGTCATTATGACTAGGCGAACGTCAGCTGCTGATGTACTGAAAGCTTACCATCTGTTTTATACTGCATttccattttttaaggtttttgatTTCTTCTCAAGTAAGACAATTATGAATTTAGTTGAGAACGAAACAAGACTCCACATTGTTGATTTTGGTATTCTTTATGGTTTTCAATGGCCTTCCCTCATACAACAGCTCTCCGCAAGGCCTGGTGGACCTCTTAAGCTTCGGATTACTGGGATTGATTTTGCAGAACCAGGTTTCCGACCAGCACAGAGGGTTGAGGAGACAGGGCGCCGCTTGGCAAACTATGCAGAGACTTTCAATGTTCCATTTGAGTTCAATGGAATAGCACAAAAGTGGGACACCATTCAAATTGAAGATCTCAAACTTGACAATAATGAGGTGCTTGTTGTGAATTCTATGTATTCGCTCAAATACCTACTTGATGAGACAGTAGTGGTAGAGAGTCCAAGAAATGTAGTCTTGAAACTGATTAGGAAGATGAATCCACATGTTTTCATACAGGGTGTTGTGAATGCAGCCCATGGTGTACCCTTCTTTACTTCAAGATTTCGACAGGCTCTTTTCCACTTCTCTACTTTATTTGAAATGCTTGACACCTACTTGTCCCGTGAAAATCTGGAGAGGATGCTTCTTGAGAGTGAGTCATATGGGCCGCAGGCAATGAATGTCATAGCTTGTGAGGGCTCAGAGAGGGTTGAGAGGCCAGAGACATACAAACAGTGGCAGCTTCGGAATGTGAGGGCTGGATTTAGGCAGCTTCCTTTGAATCAGGAGATGATGAACACTGCAAAGGACAGGGTGAAATCACGCTACCACAAGGATTTTGTTATTGATGAAGATAGCCAGTGTCTGCTACAGGGCTGGAAGGGACGAAATATTTTTGTACTCTCTTTTTGGAGGCCTGATTGTTAA
- the LOC126697525 gene encoding scarecrow-like protein 14 isoform X3, protein MVMDHQTLSEFYGSTSVLEFSDEIYTDTESNFVEQNCASFAFWPPDATPSDLTPTLSVKPEVDLHEDYDFSDVVLKYINQMLMEEDMEEKDYMLQGSEVLEAAEKSLYELLGEKYPPSPDNVQPYYVAQNHESSDEYYTLNHSDSSCSTSNNNFVIHGWDCDLVQYESSIIAPLSTSEPSYSLLEGTSTIPETLYDSEFILQFKRGFEEASKFLPNGDGLVIDWESNAFLVKEQKEESKNTFCKAEKKDRNLYSLDGLREKNNPHSEDVNLEEGRSSKQSATSTESTVSPEMFDMVLLHSEEDDSVLCEAVLNEKSKNVQPNDRSKRSINVRANRRKTGGKRGVVDLRTLLTLCAEAIAADDQRTATERLKQIRQHASPVGDGMQRMAHYFANGLQARIAGSGTQIYKVIMTRRTSAADVLKAYHLFYTAFPFFKVFDFFSSKTIMNLVENETRLHIVDFGILYGFQWPSLIQQLSARPGGPLKLRITGIDFAEPGFRPAQRVEETGRRLANYAETFNVPFEFNGIAQKWDTIQIEDLKLDNNEGVVNAAHGVPFFTSRFRQALFHFSTLFEMLDTYLSRENLERMLLESESYGPQAMNVIACEGSERVERPETYKQWQLRNVRAGFRQLPLNQEMMNTAKDRVKSRYHKDFVIDEDSQCLLQGWKGRNIFVLSFWRPDC, encoded by the exons ATGGTCATGGATCATCAAACCTTGAGCGAATTCTACGGTTCCACTTCTGTATTGGAATTCAGTGATGAGATTTATACTGATACTGAGAGTAATTTTGTTGAGCAAAACTGTGCAAGTTTTGCATTTTGGCCACCTGATGCAACCCCCAGTGACTTAACCCCTACTTTGAGTGTGAAGCCAGAAGTAGATTTACATGAGGACTATGATTTTAGTGATGTAGTTCTCAAGTACATCAACCAGATGCTTATGGAAGAAGATATGGAAGAGAAGGACTACATGCTTCAGGGGTCTGAAGTACTTGAGGCTGCTGAAAAATCATTATATGAGCTTCTTGGAGAGAAGTATCCACCTTCTCCTGATAATGTTCAGCCTTATTATGTGGCTCAAAACCATGAAAGCTCTGATGAATATTATACTTTAAATCACAGTGACTCTAGTTGTAGTACTAGCAATAACAACTTTGTGATTCATGGCTGGGATTGTGATTTGGTTCAGTATGAATCCTCAATTATTGCTCCTCTGTCCACGTCTGAGCCATCTTATAGCTTGTTGGAAGGCACTAGTACTATTCCTGAAACACTTTATGACAGTGAGTTTATTTTGCAATTTAAGAGAGGGTTTGAGGAAGCGAGTAAGTTTCTTCCAAATGGCGATGGTCTAGTTATTGATTGGGAGAGTAATGCATTTCTTGTCAAAGAGCAGAAGGAGGAAAGTAAGAATACCTTTTGTAAGGCTGAGAAGAAAGATAGGAATCTGTACTCCCTGGATGGcttgagggaaaaaaataacCCTCATTCTGAGGATGTGAATTTAGAAGAAGGAAGGAGTAGCAAGCAGTCAGCAACTTCTACTGAATCTACTGTGAGTCCGGAAATGTTTGATATGGTTTTGCTACACTCTGAAGAAGATGATTCTGTTCTTTGTGAAGCTGTGCTGAATGAGAAAAGCAAGAACGTACAGCCAAATGATCGGTCCAAAAGGTCAATTAATGTAAGGGCCAATCGGAGGAAGACTGGAGGTAAAAGGGGTGTGGTGGATTTGAGAACTCTTTTGACACTTTGTGCAGAAGCTATTGCAGCAGATGATCAGAGGACAGCCACTGAGCGACTGAAGCAGATCAGACAGCATGCTTCTCCTGTAGGGGATGGGATGCAGAGAATGGCTCACTATTTTGCCAATGGTCTTCAGGCACGCATTGCTGGCTCTGGTACTCAGATTTACAAAGTCATTATGACTAGGCGAACGTCAGCTGCTGATGTACTGAAAGCTTACCATCTGTTTTATACTGCATttccattttttaaggtttttgatTTCTTCTCAAGTAAGACAATTATGAATTTAGTTGAGAACGAAACAAGACTCCACATTGTTGATTTTGGTATTCTTTATGGTTTTCAATGGCCTTCCCTCATACAACAGCTCTCCGCAAGGCCTGGTGGACCTCTTAAGCTTCGGATTACTGGGATTGATTTTGCAGAACCAGGTTTCCGACCAGCACAGAGGGTTGAGGAGACAGGGCGCCGCTTGGCAAACTATGCAGAGACTTTCAATGTTCCATTTGAGTTCAATGGAATAGCACAAAAGTGGGACACCATTCAAATTGAAGATCTCAAACTTGACAATAATGAG GGTGTTGTGAATGCAGCCCATGGTGTACCCTTCTTTACTTCAAGATTTCGACAGGCTCTTTTCCACTTCTCTACTTTATTTGAAATGCTTGACACCTACTTGTCCCGTGAAAATCTGGAGAGGATGCTTCTTGAGAGTGAGTCATATGGGCCGCAGGCAATGAATGTCATAGCTTGTGAGGGCTCAGAGAGGGTTGAGAGGCCAGAGACATACAAACAGTGGCAGCTTCGGAATGTGAGGGCTGGATTTAGGCAGCTTCCTTTGAATCAGGAGATGATGAACACTGCAAAGGACAGGGTGAAATCACGCTACCACAAGGATTTTGTTATTGATGAAGATAGCCAGTGTCTGCTACAGGGCTGGAAGGGACGAAATATTTTTGTACTCTCTTTTTGGAGGCCTGATTGTTAA
- the LOC126697525 gene encoding scarecrow-like protein 14 isoform X2 translates to MVMDHQTLSEFYGSTSVLEFSDEIYTDTESNFVEQNCASFAFWPPDATPSDLTPTLSVKPEVDLHEDYDFSDVVLKYINQMLMEEDMEEKDYMLQGSEVLEAAEKSLYELLGEKYPPSPDNVQPYYVAQNHESSDEYYTLNHSDSSCSTSNNNFVIHGWDCDLVQYESSIIAPLSTSEPSYSLLEGTSTIPETLYDSEFILQFKRGFEEASKFLPNGDGLVIDWESNAFLVKEQKEESKNTFCKAEKKDRNLYSLDGLREKNNPHSEDVNLEEGRSSKQSATSTESTVSPEMFDMVLLHSEEDDSVLCEAVLNEKSKNVQPNDRSKRSINVRANRRKTGGKRGVVDLRTLLTLCAEAIAADDQRTATERLKQIRQHASPVGDGMQRMAHYFANGLQARIAGSGTQIYKVIMTRRTSAADVLKAYHLFYTAFPFFKLSARPGGPLKLRITGIDFAEPGFRPAQRVEETGRRLANYAETFNVPFEFNGIAQKWDTIQIEDLKLDNNEVLVVNSMYSLKYLLDETVVVESPRNVVLKLIRKMNPHVFIQGVVNAAHGVPFFTSRFRQALFHFSTLFEMLDTYLSRENLERMLLESESYGPQAMNVIACEGSERVERPETYKQWQLRNVRAGFRQLPLNQEMMNTAKDRVKSRYHKDFVIDEDSQCLLQGWKGRNIFVLSFWRPDC, encoded by the exons ATGGTCATGGATCATCAAACCTTGAGCGAATTCTACGGTTCCACTTCTGTATTGGAATTCAGTGATGAGATTTATACTGATACTGAGAGTAATTTTGTTGAGCAAAACTGTGCAAGTTTTGCATTTTGGCCACCTGATGCAACCCCCAGTGACTTAACCCCTACTTTGAGTGTGAAGCCAGAAGTAGATTTACATGAGGACTATGATTTTAGTGATGTAGTTCTCAAGTACATCAACCAGATGCTTATGGAAGAAGATATGGAAGAGAAGGACTACATGCTTCAGGGGTCTGAAGTACTTGAGGCTGCTGAAAAATCATTATATGAGCTTCTTGGAGAGAAGTATCCACCTTCTCCTGATAATGTTCAGCCTTATTATGTGGCTCAAAACCATGAAAGCTCTGATGAATATTATACTTTAAATCACAGTGACTCTAGTTGTAGTACTAGCAATAACAACTTTGTGATTCATGGCTGGGATTGTGATTTGGTTCAGTATGAATCCTCAATTATTGCTCCTCTGTCCACGTCTGAGCCATCTTATAGCTTGTTGGAAGGCACTAGTACTATTCCTGAAACACTTTATGACAGTGAGTTTATTTTGCAATTTAAGAGAGGGTTTGAGGAAGCGAGTAAGTTTCTTCCAAATGGCGATGGTCTAGTTATTGATTGGGAGAGTAATGCATTTCTTGTCAAAGAGCAGAAGGAGGAAAGTAAGAATACCTTTTGTAAGGCTGAGAAGAAAGATAGGAATCTGTACTCCCTGGATGGcttgagggaaaaaaataacCCTCATTCTGAGGATGTGAATTTAGAAGAAGGAAGGAGTAGCAAGCAGTCAGCAACTTCTACTGAATCTACTGTGAGTCCGGAAATGTTTGATATGGTTTTGCTACACTCTGAAGAAGATGATTCTGTTCTTTGTGAAGCTGTGCTGAATGAGAAAAGCAAGAACGTACAGCCAAATGATCGGTCCAAAAGGTCAATTAATGTAAGGGCCAATCGGAGGAAGACTGGAGGTAAAAGGGGTGTGGTGGATTTGAGAACTCTTTTGACACTTTGTGCAGAAGCTATTGCAGCAGATGATCAGAGGACAGCCACTGAGCGACTGAAGCAGATCAGACAGCATGCTTCTCCTGTAGGGGATGGGATGCAGAGAATGGCTCACTATTTTGCCAATGGTCTTCAGGCACGCATTGCTGGCTCTGGTACTCAGATTTACAAAGTCATTATGACTAGGCGAACGTCAGCTGCTGATGTACTGAAAGCTTACCATCTGTTTTATACTGCATttccattttttaag CTCTCCGCAAGGCCTGGTGGACCTCTTAAGCTTCGGATTACTGGGATTGATTTTGCAGAACCAGGTTTCCGACCAGCACAGAGGGTTGAGGAGACAGGGCGCCGCTTGGCAAACTATGCAGAGACTTTCAATGTTCCATTTGAGTTCAATGGAATAGCACAAAAGTGGGACACCATTCAAATTGAAGATCTCAAACTTGACAATAATGAGGTGCTTGTTGTGAATTCTATGTATTCGCTCAAATACCTACTTGATGAGACAGTAGTGGTAGAGAGTCCAAGAAATGTAGTCTTGAAACTGATTAGGAAGATGAATCCACATGTTTTCATACAGGGTGTTGTGAATGCAGCCCATGGTGTACCCTTCTTTACTTCAAGATTTCGACAGGCTCTTTTCCACTTCTCTACTTTATTTGAAATGCTTGACACCTACTTGTCCCGTGAAAATCTGGAGAGGATGCTTCTTGAGAGTGAGTCATATGGGCCGCAGGCAATGAATGTCATAGCTTGTGAGGGCTCAGAGAGGGTTGAGAGGCCAGAGACATACAAACAGTGGCAGCTTCGGAATGTGAGGGCTGGATTTAGGCAGCTTCCTTTGAATCAGGAGATGATGAACACTGCAAAGGACAGGGTGAAATCACGCTACCACAAGGATTTTGTTATTGATGAAGATAGCCAGTGTCTGCTACAGGGCTGGAAGGGACGAAATATTTTTGTACTCTCTTTTTGGAGGCCTGATTGTTAA
- the LOC126697528 gene encoding uncharacterized protein LOC126697528 isoform X2 → MNGAGAPDFFYREAQRLGYVARSAFKLLQMQKQYKLIKPGSSVLDLGCAPGAWLQVACQSLGPLKTGGVVVGIDLKKVKVPPRHCDARVKTVCADVMKLPKHQVRALSPQKGFSVILSDMCPLVSGITTRDAALSVELGMQALDLAVGRATLHTLDDNVQKEKEMDGSASDLENEGVLLTGGHLVIKLLESEDVKEISQICKPLFRKASWLRPKATRSSSREIYLICQGLQQGQR, encoded by the exons ATGAATGGTGCAGGAGCACCAGATTTCTTCTACAGAGAAGCTCAACGCCTTGGCTATGTTGCTCGCTCTGCCTTCAAG CTTTTGCAGATGCAGAAGCAGTACAAGCTGATAAAACCCGGTTCCTCAGTTCTCGACCTCGGCTGCGCCCCTGGTGCTTGGCTTCAG gTAGCGTGCCAGAGTTTGGGTCCTCTTAAAACTGGTGGGGTTGTTGTGGGCATTGATCTTAAG AAGGTTAAGGTTCCTCCTCGTCACTGTGATGCAAGGGTTAAAACTGTTTGTGCTGATGTCATGAAATTGCCTAAACACCAAGTTAGGGCTCTCTCTCCTCAG AAAGGGTTTTCTGTGATTCTTTCAGATATGTGTCCCTTGGTTTCTGGAATCACAACTAGGGATGCAGCTTTATCAGTTGAGTTGGGAATGCAAGCACTTGATTTGGCTGTTGGTAGAGCTACATTACATACACTGGATGATAATGTTCAGAAGGAAAAAGAGATGGACGGTTCAGCCTCTGATTTAGAGAATGAGGGTGTTCTTCTAACAGGGGGCCATCTTGTCATAAAGCTTTTAGAGAGTGAAGATGTGAAAG AAATCAGCCAGATATGCAAACCACTGTTTAGAAAAGCATCATGGTTGAGGCCAAAAGCCACAAGATCTTCATCCAGAGAGATTTATCTGATATGTCAAGGGTTGCAGCAAGGACAAAGATAA
- the LOC126697528 gene encoding uncharacterized protein LOC126697528 isoform X1 — protein sequence MNGAGAPDFFYREAQRLGYVARSAFKLLQMQKQYKLIKPGSSVLDLGCAPGAWLQVACQSLGPLKTGGVVVGIDLKKVKVPPRHCDARVKTVCADVMKLPKHQVRALSPQQKGFSVILSDMCPLVSGITTRDAALSVELGMQALDLAVGRATLHTLDDNVQKEKEMDGSASDLENEGVLLTGGHLVIKLLESEDVKEISQICKPLFRKASWLRPKATRSSSREIYLICQGLQQGQR from the exons ATGAATGGTGCAGGAGCACCAGATTTCTTCTACAGAGAAGCTCAACGCCTTGGCTATGTTGCTCGCTCTGCCTTCAAG CTTTTGCAGATGCAGAAGCAGTACAAGCTGATAAAACCCGGTTCCTCAGTTCTCGACCTCGGCTGCGCCCCTGGTGCTTGGCTTCAG gTAGCGTGCCAGAGTTTGGGTCCTCTTAAAACTGGTGGGGTTGTTGTGGGCATTGATCTTAAG AAGGTTAAGGTTCCTCCTCGTCACTGTGATGCAAGGGTTAAAACTGTTTGTGCTGATGTCATGAAATTGCCTAAACACCAAGTTAGGGCTCTCTCTCCTCAG CAGAAAGGGTTTTCTGTGATTCTTTCAGATATGTGTCCCTTGGTTTCTGGAATCACAACTAGGGATGCAGCTTTATCAGTTGAGTTGGGAATGCAAGCACTTGATTTGGCTGTTGGTAGAGCTACATTACATACACTGGATGATAATGTTCAGAAGGAAAAAGAGATGGACGGTTCAGCCTCTGATTTAGAGAATGAGGGTGTTCTTCTAACAGGGGGCCATCTTGTCATAAAGCTTTTAGAGAGTGAAGATGTGAAAG AAATCAGCCAGATATGCAAACCACTGTTTAGAAAAGCATCATGGTTGAGGCCAAAAGCCACAAGATCTTCATCCAGAGAGATTTATCTGATATGTCAAGGGTTGCAGCAAGGACAAAGATAA